A stretch of Porites lutea chromosome 5, jaPorLute2.1, whole genome shotgun sequence DNA encodes these proteins:
- the LOC140938491 gene encoding nucleotidyltransferase MB21D2-like, whose protein sequence is MSIDFRSGVKLDDLRRKLWSRYRSNLTFQVPGGQSILGFGDINARYEIDNFLQNELPAKVKELDSRFDLEVIQSGSFTEGVSLYRKHSQDETVEQEYDFLFSIKTLTVDCNENVRRISVVEGRNSEKNGAEISQGHSWIRLNDINLQATWQDCVIERQDEVFLSSTKIVEVLQARIEEVFQNSSFGEKCVYRFEVNGPAVTVVMDLRDSSGTQVTFSFDFVLALDWNEWPISAKEWIARPRKWPDQTVVAEVANGGVYLVPKASTHGDPEVEWRISFSKAEKILFSRFPKPRGEYTFPAGRKITYDHLLIPDGSCRIECYRILKEIFKEHLSTPKILSSYHLKTIMLWACEKHPKDFWESSNSAICFLGLLDDLLHGLATQQLEQFFVPSVNLLSHHDNAFLLTLTRKVSLIRTKPLQYLKTPEDDLGIQVTYSDSFIEDSEKAQLEAMKQWFSGAQKNSGGEVVAQMSYSYKMTGKFDPSRVDNSYLRGNHSPKQ, encoded by the coding sequence ATGTCCATCGATTTTCGATCCGGTGTGAAGCTGGATGATCTGAGAAGGAAGCTTTGGTCGCGTTACCGATCCAACTTAACCTTCCAAGTCCCTGGAGGTCAATCAATTCTTGGTTTTGGCGATATCAATGCTCGGTATGAAATAGACAACTTCCTACAGAATGAACTTCCGGCTAAAGTGAAAGAGCTGGATTCCCGTTTCGACTTGGAGGTTATTCAGTCTGGAAGTTTCACAGAAGGGGTCTCTTTGTATAGAAAACACTCTCAGGATGAGACGGTTGAACAAGAATACGATTTTCTGTTCTCAATAAAAACACTGACGGTCGACTGCAACGAAAATGTTAGACGCATTTCCGTCGTGGAAGGGAGAAATTCAGAGAAGAATGGAGCGGAGATAAGTCAGGGCCATTCGTGGATTCGTCTGAACGACATCAATCTTCAAGCAACTTGGCAAGATTGCGTCATTGAACGCCAAGATGAAGTTTTTCTGTCCTCGACGAAAATAGTCGAAGTGCTGCAAGCAAGGATCGAAGAggtttttcaaaatagctcgtTTGGAGAGAAATGTGTCTATAGATTTGAAGTCAACGGGCCAGCGGTTACCGTCGTCATGGATCTTAGAGACAGCAGCGGAACCCAAGTTACTTtcagttttgattttgttttggcgTTGGACTGGAATGAATGGCCAATCTCTGCCAAGGAGTGGATCGCGCGACCTCGCAAGTGGCCAGATCAAACGGTCGTAGCGGAAGTAGCCAATGGTGGCGTATACTTGGTTCCAAAGGCCTCAACGCACGGCGATCCTGAAGTAGAATGGAGAATCTCGTTCTCGAAagctgagaaaattctgttttccCGTTTTCCGAAACCACGAGGTGAATACACGTTTCCTGCTGGAAGAAAAATCACTTACGATCATCTTCTGATTCCAGATGGCAGCTGCCGCATTGAATGCTATCGCATCCTGAAGGAGATATTCAAAGAACACCTGTCGACTCCCAAGATTCTCAGTTCTTATCATCTCAAGACCATCATGCTTTGGGCCTGCGAAAAACATCCTAAAGATTTCTGGGAAAGTTCCAACTCGGCTATCTGTTTTCTGGGTCTCCTTGACGACCTTCTTCACGGCTTGGCTACTCAGCAGCTAGAACAGTTTTTCGTGCCGTCAGTCAACCTCCTCTCACATCACGACAATGCTTTCCTGTTGACATTGACGAGAAAGGTGTCCCTCATTCGCACTAAGCCACTGCAGTACTTAAAAACGCCCGAGGACGACTTGGGAATACAAGTTACGTACAGTGACTCCTTCATTGAAGATTCCGAAAAAGCCCAATTAGAAGCCATGAAACAGTGGTTCTCTGGAgctcaaaaaaattcaggagGTGAAGTCGTTGCCCAAATGAGTTACAGTTATAAAATGACTGGAAAATTTGATCCCTCGAGAGTTGACAATTCCTATCTTCGAGGTAACCATTCACCTAAGCAGTGA